The Maniola hyperantus chromosome 9, iAphHyp1.2, whole genome shotgun sequence genome includes a region encoding these proteins:
- the pen-2 gene encoding gamma-secretase subunit pen-2 codes for MDLNRLPNDEKLKLCKWYFKVGCILLPFVWAVNSVWFFKEAFIKPPFDEQKQIKKYVVLSGAGTLVWAAALATWAAAFQLQRVSWGATGDALSFIVPLGRA; via the exons ATGGATCTAAATAGACTGCCTAATGATGAAAAACTAAAATTGTGCAAGTGGTATTTCAAAG ttggGTGTATTCTACTTCCGTTCGTGTGGGCCGTCAACTCGGTGTGGTTTTTCAAAGAAGCATTTATCAAGCCACCGTTTGATGAACagaaacaaataaagaaat ATGTGGTGCTGAGCGGCGCGGGCACGCTGGTGTGGGCGGCCGCGCTGGCGACGTGGGCCGCCGCGTTCCAGCTGCAGCGGGTGTCGTGGGGCGCCACGGGGGACGCTCTGTCCTTCATTGTGCCCCTGGGACGTGCCTAG
- the MFS16 gene encoding glucose-6-phosphate exchanger SLC37A2 isoform X2, with protein sequence MRGKWLKCLKMSGVSRDAPVGVQCVQKISSWMCPRLQFNRLRCYQALVLVLTYFTYMTYHLTRKPISVVKSVLHQNCSGLPPPPGVRPGDDQWCNWAPFNTADANTLLGTLDSAFLFCYAGAMFVSGMVAERVDLRYFLSLGMLVSAVFCYLFGLGRTLDVHDISFYLLVQAGAGVAQTTGWPGTVAIVGKWFGNAKKGLIFGLWNSHTSLGNILGTLMASKYVETDWALSFIYPALVMGAVGFLVFLFLAPEPRLVGLTPDRTSPSRQSNRSDTEEEPTQVIVGDQYQQDDSATEETALLSRRSSRSQSGAVSLTRALAIPGVIDFSLSLFFAKLVSYTFLFWLPLYINSSTPLTPKQSGELSTAFDVGGVVGAALAGLLADYASCPALVCCAFYALCAPTLLAYQTWGAMSYTLNVGLLVAAGVLVNGPYALITTAVSAELGTHSSLAGDAKALATVTAIIDGTGSIGAAVGPMLAGLVSGRAGSWSYVFYMLISCDVMALVLLLRMASSEVSRVRQERRLASPRLVRIE encoded by the exons ATGAGAGGAAAGTGGTTGAAGTGTTTGAAAATGAGCGGGGTGAGCCGCGACGCCCCGGTGGGAGTACAATGCGTGCAAAAGATCAGCTCCTGGATGTGTCCTCGACTTCAGTTCAATAGATTACGATG CTACCAAGCCCTGGTGCTGGTGCTGACGTACTTCACGTACATGACGTACCACCTGACGCGCAAGCCCATCTCGGTGGTGAAGAGCGTGCTGCACCAGAACTGCAGCGGCCTGCCGCCGCCGCCCGGCGTGAGGCCTGGCGATGACCAGTGGTGCAACTGGGCGCCCTTCA ACACGGCCGACGCCAACACGCTGCTGGGCACGCTGGACTCCGCCTTCCTCTTCTGCTACGCCGGCGCCATGTTTGTTTCTG GCATGGTGGCGGAGCGGGTGGACCTGAGGTACTTCCTGTCGCTGGGCATGCTGGTGTCGGCCGTGTTCTGCTACCTGTTCGGGCTGGGCCGCACGCTCGACGTGCATGACATATCCTTCTACTTGCTCGTTCAG GCGGGCGCGGGCGTGGCGCAGACCACGGGCTGGCCGGGCACGGTCGCCATCGTCGGCAAGTGGTTCGGCAACGCCAAGAAGGGCCTCATCTTCGGCCTCTGGAACTCGCACACCTCGCTGGGCAACATCCTCG GAACGCTTATGGCGTCAAAGTACGTGGAGACCGACTGGGCGCTGTCGTTCATATACCCCGCGCTGGTGATGGGCGCGGTGGGGTTCCTGGTGTTCCTGTTCCTGGCGCCGGAGCCCCGGCTCGTGGGCCTCACGCCCGACAGGACTTCT CCAAGCCGACAGTCTAACAGATCTGACACTGAAGAGGAACCGACACAAGTCATTGTTGGAGACCAG TACCAACAAGACGACTCGGCGACGGAGGAGACAGCGCTACTGTCGCGTCGCTCGTCTCGCTCGCAAAGTGGCGCCGTCTCGCTCACCCGCGCGCTGGCCATCCCCGGCGTCATAGACTTCTCTCTTTCCCTCTTCTTCGCTAAGCTGGTCAGCTACACTTTCTTGTTCTGGCTTCCCCTATACATCAACTCATCAA CTCCCCTCACGCCGAAGCAGTCGGGCGAGCTAAGTACCGCGTTCGACGTGGGCGGCGTGGTGGGCGCCGCCCTGGCCGGCTTGCTGGCAGACTACGCGAGCTGCCCCGCGCTCGTGTGCTGCGCCTTCTACGCGCTCTGCGCGCCCACG CTGCTAGCGTACCAAACGTGGGGAGCCATGTCGTACACGCTGAACGTGGGCCTGCTGGTGGCGGCGGGCGTGCTGGTCAACGGGCCCTACGCGCTCATTACCACCGCCGTCAGCGCGGAACTGG GCACACACAGCAGTCTGGCGGGCGACGCGAAGGCGTTGGCTACCGTCACGGCCATCATAGACGGCACGGGGAGCATAG GCGCGGCGGTGGGGCCCATGTTGGCCGGCCTGGTCTCCGGCAGAGCGGGCAGTTGGTCCTACGTGTTCTACATGCTCATTTCCTGCGACGTCATGGCGCTAGTGTTGTTGCTCAG GATGGCATCGTCGGAGGTGTCACGGGTGCGGCAGGAGAGGCGCCTCGCGTCGCCGCGCCTCGTGCGCATCGAGTGA
- the MFS16 gene encoding glucose-6-phosphate exchanger SLC37A2 isoform X1, translated as MRGKWLKCLKMSGVSRDAPVGVQCVQKISSWMCPRLQFNRLRCYQALVLVLTYFTYMTYHLTRKPISVVKSVLHQNCSGLPPPPGVRPGDDQWCNWAPFNTADANTLLGTLDSAFLFCYAGAMFVSGMVAERVDLRYFLSLGMLVSAVFCYLFGLGRTLDVHDISFYLLVQAGAGVAQTTGWPGTVAIVGKWFGNAKKGLIFGLWNSHTSLGNILGTLMASKYVETDWALSFIYPALVMGAVGFLVFLFLAPEPRLVGLTPDRTSPSRQSNRSDTEEEPTQVIVGDQAASLRPSRHSANSPPYQQDDSATEETALLSRRSSRSQSGAVSLTRALAIPGVIDFSLSLFFAKLVSYTFLFWLPLYINSSTPLTPKQSGELSTAFDVGGVVGAALAGLLADYASCPALVCCAFYALCAPTLLAYQTWGAMSYTLNVGLLVAAGVLVNGPYALITTAVSAELGTHSSLAGDAKALATVTAIIDGTGSIGAAVGPMLAGLVSGRAGSWSYVFYMLISCDVMALVLLLRMASSEVSRVRQERRLASPRLVRIE; from the exons ATGAGAGGAAAGTGGTTGAAGTGTTTGAAAATGAGCGGGGTGAGCCGCGACGCCCCGGTGGGAGTACAATGCGTGCAAAAGATCAGCTCCTGGATGTGTCCTCGACTTCAGTTCAATAGATTACGATG CTACCAAGCCCTGGTGCTGGTGCTGACGTACTTCACGTACATGACGTACCACCTGACGCGCAAGCCCATCTCGGTGGTGAAGAGCGTGCTGCACCAGAACTGCAGCGGCCTGCCGCCGCCGCCCGGCGTGAGGCCTGGCGATGACCAGTGGTGCAACTGGGCGCCCTTCA ACACGGCCGACGCCAACACGCTGCTGGGCACGCTGGACTCCGCCTTCCTCTTCTGCTACGCCGGCGCCATGTTTGTTTCTG GCATGGTGGCGGAGCGGGTGGACCTGAGGTACTTCCTGTCGCTGGGCATGCTGGTGTCGGCCGTGTTCTGCTACCTGTTCGGGCTGGGCCGCACGCTCGACGTGCATGACATATCCTTCTACTTGCTCGTTCAG GCGGGCGCGGGCGTGGCGCAGACCACGGGCTGGCCGGGCACGGTCGCCATCGTCGGCAAGTGGTTCGGCAACGCCAAGAAGGGCCTCATCTTCGGCCTCTGGAACTCGCACACCTCGCTGGGCAACATCCTCG GAACGCTTATGGCGTCAAAGTACGTGGAGACCGACTGGGCGCTGTCGTTCATATACCCCGCGCTGGTGATGGGCGCGGTGGGGTTCCTGGTGTTCCTGTTCCTGGCGCCGGAGCCCCGGCTCGTGGGCCTCACGCCCGACAGGACTTCT CCAAGCCGACAGTCTAACAGATCTGACACTGAAGAGGAACCGACACAAGTCATTGTTGGAGACCAG GCGGCGAGCTTGCGGCCCTCGCGTCACTCCGCTAACTCACCGCCG TACCAACAAGACGACTCGGCGACGGAGGAGACAGCGCTACTGTCGCGTCGCTCGTCTCGCTCGCAAAGTGGCGCCGTCTCGCTCACCCGCGCGCTGGCCATCCCCGGCGTCATAGACTTCTCTCTTTCCCTCTTCTTCGCTAAGCTGGTCAGCTACACTTTCTTGTTCTGGCTTCCCCTATACATCAACTCATCAA CTCCCCTCACGCCGAAGCAGTCGGGCGAGCTAAGTACCGCGTTCGACGTGGGCGGCGTGGTGGGCGCCGCCCTGGCCGGCTTGCTGGCAGACTACGCGAGCTGCCCCGCGCTCGTGTGCTGCGCCTTCTACGCGCTCTGCGCGCCCACG CTGCTAGCGTACCAAACGTGGGGAGCCATGTCGTACACGCTGAACGTGGGCCTGCTGGTGGCGGCGGGCGTGCTGGTCAACGGGCCCTACGCGCTCATTACCACCGCCGTCAGCGCGGAACTGG GCACACACAGCAGTCTGGCGGGCGACGCGAAGGCGTTGGCTACCGTCACGGCCATCATAGACGGCACGGGGAGCATAG GCGCGGCGGTGGGGCCCATGTTGGCCGGCCTGGTCTCCGGCAGAGCGGGCAGTTGGTCCTACGTGTTCTACATGCTCATTTCCTGCGACGTCATGGCGCTAGTGTTGTTGCTCAG GATGGCATCGTCGGAGGTGTCACGGGTGCGGCAGGAGAGGCGCCTCGCGTCGCCGCGCCTCGTGCGCATCGAGTGA
- the MFS16 gene encoding glucose-6-phosphate exchanger SLC37A2 isoform X4: MRGKWLKCLKMSGVSRDAPVGVQCVQKISSWMCPRLQFNRLRCYQALVLVLTYFTYMTYHLTRKPISVVKSVLHQNCSGLPPPPGVRPGDDQWCNWAPFNTADANTLLGTLDSAFLFCYAGAMFVSGMVAERVDLRYFLSLGMLVSAVFCYLFGLGRTLDVHDISFYLLVQAGAGVAQTTGWPGTVAIVGKWFGNAKKGLIFGLWNSHTSLGNILGTLMASKYVETDWALSFIYPALVMGAVGFLVFLFLAPEPRLVGLTPDRTSPSRQSNRSDTEEEPTQVIVGDQAASLRPSRHSANSPPYQQDDSATEETALLSRRSSRSQSGAVSLTRALAIPGVIDFSLSLFFAKLVSYTFLFWLPLYINSSTPLTPKQSGELSTAFDVGGVVGAALAGLLADYASCPALVCCAFYALCAPTLLAYQTWGAMSYTLNVGLLVAAGVLVNGPYALITTAVSAELGTHSSLAGDAKALATVTATRSVLCRYECYTCIHRRHSQQSGGRREGVGYRHGHAICTL, from the exons ATGAGAGGAAAGTGGTTGAAGTGTTTGAAAATGAGCGGGGTGAGCCGCGACGCCCCGGTGGGAGTACAATGCGTGCAAAAGATCAGCTCCTGGATGTGTCCTCGACTTCAGTTCAATAGATTACGATG CTACCAAGCCCTGGTGCTGGTGCTGACGTACTTCACGTACATGACGTACCACCTGACGCGCAAGCCCATCTCGGTGGTGAAGAGCGTGCTGCACCAGAACTGCAGCGGCCTGCCGCCGCCGCCCGGCGTGAGGCCTGGCGATGACCAGTGGTGCAACTGGGCGCCCTTCA ACACGGCCGACGCCAACACGCTGCTGGGCACGCTGGACTCCGCCTTCCTCTTCTGCTACGCCGGCGCCATGTTTGTTTCTG GCATGGTGGCGGAGCGGGTGGACCTGAGGTACTTCCTGTCGCTGGGCATGCTGGTGTCGGCCGTGTTCTGCTACCTGTTCGGGCTGGGCCGCACGCTCGACGTGCATGACATATCCTTCTACTTGCTCGTTCAG GCGGGCGCGGGCGTGGCGCAGACCACGGGCTGGCCGGGCACGGTCGCCATCGTCGGCAAGTGGTTCGGCAACGCCAAGAAGGGCCTCATCTTCGGCCTCTGGAACTCGCACACCTCGCTGGGCAACATCCTCG GAACGCTTATGGCGTCAAAGTACGTGGAGACCGACTGGGCGCTGTCGTTCATATACCCCGCGCTGGTGATGGGCGCGGTGGGGTTCCTGGTGTTCCTGTTCCTGGCGCCGGAGCCCCGGCTCGTGGGCCTCACGCCCGACAGGACTTCT CCAAGCCGACAGTCTAACAGATCTGACACTGAAGAGGAACCGACACAAGTCATTGTTGGAGACCAG GCGGCGAGCTTGCGGCCCTCGCGTCACTCCGCTAACTCACCGCCG TACCAACAAGACGACTCGGCGACGGAGGAGACAGCGCTACTGTCGCGTCGCTCGTCTCGCTCGCAAAGTGGCGCCGTCTCGCTCACCCGCGCGCTGGCCATCCCCGGCGTCATAGACTTCTCTCTTTCCCTCTTCTTCGCTAAGCTGGTCAGCTACACTTTCTTGTTCTGGCTTCCCCTATACATCAACTCATCAA CTCCCCTCACGCCGAAGCAGTCGGGCGAGCTAAGTACCGCGTTCGACGTGGGCGGCGTGGTGGGCGCCGCCCTGGCCGGCTTGCTGGCAGACTACGCGAGCTGCCCCGCGCTCGTGTGCTGCGCCTTCTACGCGCTCTGCGCGCCCACG CTGCTAGCGTACCAAACGTGGGGAGCCATGTCGTACACGCTGAACGTGGGCCTGCTGGTGGCGGCGGGCGTGCTGGTCAACGGGCCCTACGCGCTCATTACCACCGCCGTCAGCGCGGAACTGG GCACTCACAGCAGTCTGGCGGGCGACGCGAAGGCGTTGGCTACCGTCACGGCCACGCGATCTGTACTCTGTAGATATGAATGCTATACTTGTATACATCGTAGGCACTCACAGCAGTCTGGCGGGCGACGCGAAGGCGTTGGCTACCGTCACGGCCACGCGATCTGTACTCTGTAG
- the MFS16 gene encoding glucose-6-phosphate exchanger SLC37A2 isoform X3 — MRGKWLKCLKMSGVSRDAPVGVQCVQKISSWMCPRLQFNRLRCYQALVLVLTYFTYMTYHLTRKPISVVKSVLHQNCSGLPPPPGVRPGDDQWCNWAPFNTADANTLLGTLDSAFLFCYAGAMFVSGMVAERVDLRYFLSLGMLVSAVFCYLFGLGRTLDVHDISFYLLVQAGAGVAQTTGWPGTVAIVGKWFGNAKKGLIFGLWNSHTSLGNILGTLMASKYVETDWALSFIYPALVMGAVGFLVFLFLAPEPRLVGLTPDRTSPSRQSNRSDTEEEPTQVIVGDQAASLRPSRHSANSPPYQQDDSATEETALLSRRSSRSQSGAVSLTRALAIPGVIDFSLSLFFAKLVSYTFLFWLPLYINSSTPLTPKQSGELSTAFDVGGVVGAALAGLLADYASCPALVCCAFYALCAPTLLAYQTWGAMSYTLNVGLLVAAGVLVNGPYALITTAVSAELGTHSSLAGDAKALATVTATRSVLCRYECYTCIHRRHTQQSGGRREGVGYRHGHAICTL; from the exons ATGAGAGGAAAGTGGTTGAAGTGTTTGAAAATGAGCGGGGTGAGCCGCGACGCCCCGGTGGGAGTACAATGCGTGCAAAAGATCAGCTCCTGGATGTGTCCTCGACTTCAGTTCAATAGATTACGATG CTACCAAGCCCTGGTGCTGGTGCTGACGTACTTCACGTACATGACGTACCACCTGACGCGCAAGCCCATCTCGGTGGTGAAGAGCGTGCTGCACCAGAACTGCAGCGGCCTGCCGCCGCCGCCCGGCGTGAGGCCTGGCGATGACCAGTGGTGCAACTGGGCGCCCTTCA ACACGGCCGACGCCAACACGCTGCTGGGCACGCTGGACTCCGCCTTCCTCTTCTGCTACGCCGGCGCCATGTTTGTTTCTG GCATGGTGGCGGAGCGGGTGGACCTGAGGTACTTCCTGTCGCTGGGCATGCTGGTGTCGGCCGTGTTCTGCTACCTGTTCGGGCTGGGCCGCACGCTCGACGTGCATGACATATCCTTCTACTTGCTCGTTCAG GCGGGCGCGGGCGTGGCGCAGACCACGGGCTGGCCGGGCACGGTCGCCATCGTCGGCAAGTGGTTCGGCAACGCCAAGAAGGGCCTCATCTTCGGCCTCTGGAACTCGCACACCTCGCTGGGCAACATCCTCG GAACGCTTATGGCGTCAAAGTACGTGGAGACCGACTGGGCGCTGTCGTTCATATACCCCGCGCTGGTGATGGGCGCGGTGGGGTTCCTGGTGTTCCTGTTCCTGGCGCCGGAGCCCCGGCTCGTGGGCCTCACGCCCGACAGGACTTCT CCAAGCCGACAGTCTAACAGATCTGACACTGAAGAGGAACCGACACAAGTCATTGTTGGAGACCAG GCGGCGAGCTTGCGGCCCTCGCGTCACTCCGCTAACTCACCGCCG TACCAACAAGACGACTCGGCGACGGAGGAGACAGCGCTACTGTCGCGTCGCTCGTCTCGCTCGCAAAGTGGCGCCGTCTCGCTCACCCGCGCGCTGGCCATCCCCGGCGTCATAGACTTCTCTCTTTCCCTCTTCTTCGCTAAGCTGGTCAGCTACACTTTCTTGTTCTGGCTTCCCCTATACATCAACTCATCAA CTCCCCTCACGCCGAAGCAGTCGGGCGAGCTAAGTACCGCGTTCGACGTGGGCGGCGTGGTGGGCGCCGCCCTGGCCGGCTTGCTGGCAGACTACGCGAGCTGCCCCGCGCTCGTGTGCTGCGCCTTCTACGCGCTCTGCGCGCCCACG CTGCTAGCGTACCAAACGTGGGGAGCCATGTCGTACACGCTGAACGTGGGCCTGCTGGTGGCGGCGGGCGTGCTGGTCAACGGGCCCTACGCGCTCATTACCACCGCCGTCAGCGCGGAACTGG GCACACACAGCAGTCTGGCGGGCGACGCGAAGGCGTTGGCTACCGTCACGGCCACGCGATCTGTACTCTGTAGATATGAATGCTATACTTGTATACATCGTAGGCACACACAGCAGTCTGGCGGGCGACGCGAAGGCGTTGGCTACCGTCACGGCCACGCGATCTGTACTCTGTAG